The DNA segment GGATCTGGATGTTGATTTCGATAATATTGGAACCCACTATCTAAGCTATACTCAACTTAAGCCAGATGATATTATATTGAAACCTGGACAAGAAGCAATGGTCATAGGGTACCCAATACGAGGAAATTCGCCGTATCTTCCAGTGAGTAGAAATGCAGTAATTGCCAGTCCATATGGAGCACCGTTCCAAGGTCTGCCGTGTTTTGCAATTGATGCTGATATGCACTCCGGTACAAGTGGGAGTCCAGTGCTTACTCGTCCATCACCAATCCAGCATACTGAGGACGGGCCTGTCGTTGGTGGTCGCCAGCAGATGCATTTTATTGGGATTCACTCTGCGACGATGCAATCAAATCATAATCCTTCTGAAGGCCCGCTCAATCTGAACACAGAGTGGTATGCCGAGCTGATAAAAGAGATAACAAAGTCTGAGTAGAAAGGCGTTATAGTAACTCCACATACCGACGCCGCCCTTCTCGCTTGTCTTCGTGCGTTCTCGCGTCGTAGTGTTTCTCCAACACCTCAACGCTCACATCCACCCGCTCAGCGAGAGCTTCCTTCGGCCAGCCACGTTTGAGATGATGCGTTATCGAACCACGCCGAATTGGATGTAATGACTTCGAAGATGGACATTGCATCGCCTTCTTGTTGTTCACATAGGCTTCACAAGCGTCGATTTTCCGACCGTGCGGACAATTCCCTGAGTAAATACACGGCCTCGTGTACCGATTGATTGCCTTGTATGCCCGCTGTCTGGAGAGGCGTTTGTAGTCAGTACAGAACAGAGGTGTACGCCCGTACTCGTCGGCCAAGTCCTTGTGATGATGGCTGAGGTATTTTACCAGTATTTTGGCTGACCGCTCGCTGATTGTGACATTACGTTCGCTTTTCTTCCCATTTTTGAGCGCGGTCCCCTGTTCGGGCCGATCCCGAAACTTGAGATACGGATTCGGATCAGGGTTCTCCGCTGTTGGTTCCGGGTTATGAACGAAGTCTTCAACATCAAACGCCATCGCGCCACTGATGCGACACGCAGTCTCCCACATCACCTCGAACAATGTATGATAGAGAGTAGCATATTCGTATGTATCCAGATGCTCCAGCATTTCTTCGGCCTGCGCGAGCGGGAGCTTCTCGCTGGACACCATTTTGGATTCTGCTACGTTGGGGATCGTGAGCTTGCCTGCTAATCCATCCTGTGCGATCTCCTTATCCTCACACCAATTGAGAAAATGACGGATGTGTTTGCAGTTCGTTTTCAGGGTAGCATCAGAAATGTCCTCCCGCTTTCGGCGTAGTCGCCACTGTTCAAGATGAAAACCGTCCACGTCGGCCATCGAGTCAATATCTGCCTCGTCCAAGAACTCGATAAAGTGCTTGGTCGGGTAGCGGTATGCCCTGACGCTTGATTGTTTGATCTCACCGTGCTTCGATTCAAGGAACAACTCGCGTGCGTATTTCGGTTCTATCGATCGTGTCATAGGTCTGTCTCCCTATGACCGCAAGCAGTTCAGGCAGCATCTCCGCCAACTATCACCCGATCGGGAGTGAAACATCCCTCCGACCCCACTCCGTACTTATACCACGTTCTCAAACGAACGTAGTGTAGTCTGTGGGTTTTTCTGATTCTTGCAACACAATCTCCCAGCTGATCGCCATCCAGTCGAAGCCAGGTTTCAATCCCGAACTGGGATTGAAACTCGTCTGGACGTACAGAGACTTAATGAAGCGTCCCCTCGCGAACGTCCTCGTCGTACGCGAACAGGGCGTACCCCACCTCTGCAGGGGTATAGCCGGTTTCGGATGCGATTTCTCGGATCGGTTCGATCATCGTCACGTAGTCGGCCGCGTCGAACGATTCCTTGCGACCGTCGAGATACTCGAGGCGGTCGAGGCTCGCCCAGACGCGGGTATCGACCACGGCGTGGTGCTCGGGGTCTAATGCCGTGAGTACGGCCGAGGCCGTCGGCGCTTTGAACCCGCTGAGACCGGTCAACAGCTGTATCTTCGAGAAGTCCCCGTCGACTGTACGGACGTTCGCCGTCACCTCGCGACACCGCTCTGGCGGGTTGGATTCGACGTGATAGGCGCTCCGGGTCGAGTTCTCGTAGGCGAGGTCGTACAACTGATCGCGGGTGAGATACCCCTGTTCACGGTAGGTGGCACCGATCTCGTCCAGTCGCTCCGGGAGCACACCCTGGGTCCGTTCGTAGGCGTCGAGGTACGTATCGATGAGTTCGTCCACGGTGTCGGTGCTTGCGTCCCCGGGGTCTTGAACGCTATCCGAACGTTGACGTAGCCCCTCGACGAATTCGGCACAATGCTCTTGCAGGCCGGGCCGACGCTGACGATCGAGATCGCCGTCGTGTTTGCGATCGTCGCTGTCGCGGTGGTCCTGTTCGTCAGCGAGGCGATCCCGAGCGACATCACGGCGCTATCGGTGCTCGTCACGCTGGTCGTCCTGCGGGGCTACACCGGCGTCGACGCCGACGCAGCGCTCTCCGGCTTTGCCAGCACCGCGACGATCACGATCCTCGCAATGTACATCCTCAGTGCGGGCGTCCAGCGGACGGGCGTGGTCGACCGACTCGAACACGTCGTCGCACGGTACGCGGGCGACAGCCGAGGTCGACTGCTCGGCGCGACCGTCGGCATCACCGGGCCGCTGGCCGGCGTCGTCAACAACACGCCGGTCGTCGCGCTGTTTATCCCGATGATCACGGACCTGGCCGACCGGACCCACACCTCGCCCTCGAAGTTCCTCATCCCCCTGTCCTACGCGGCGATGCTCGGCGGGACGCTGACGCTGATCGGCACGTCGACGAACTTGCTCGCGAGCTCGATCGCGGCCGATCTCGGCGTGGCCGGCACGCCGTTCTCGATGTTTCAGTTCACGCCGCTGGGGCTGCTCGTGCTCGCGGTCGGCTCGGTCTACCTCTTGACGGTCGGACCGCTGCTGTTGCCATCCCGGATCGAACCCCACGACCTCACCGAGGAATTCGGTCTCGGGGGACGACTCTCCCGGGTGTACGTCCCGGAGTCGTCCTCGCTGGTCGGGCTCACGCCGGCCGAAGCGCGCACGGACGCGGTCAAGATCCTGCAGCTACTCCGGGGCGACGAGACGTTCGTCGCTGCCCGTACCGACCGGTCGATACAGGCCGGCGACGTGCTGACGATCCGGGCGAAAACGCCGGTCGCCGAGTCGTTCGTCGACGTGGCCGGGCTCCGTCGGCTGCCACAGGCTGAGGTGACCGAGGAGGAGTTGGCACTGGGTTCAGGCCGGGGGACGCTCGCGGAGGTGATCGTTCCGGCCGGGTCGGGACTGATCGGGCAGGCGGTCGGCGACGCTCGCCTGGAGGAACGATTCGACGCGACAGTACTGGCCGCTCGCCGCGGCGGATCGCTCGTCGTCGAAGACGTCGCCGACGTGGTGCTCTCTGGAGGGGATGGGCTGTTGCTCTATGCGACCCAGAGCGGGATCGACCATCTCGAAGAGGCGGGGGAGTTGCTCGTCACCGAGGCCGTCGGCGACGGACTCTCGGAGCCGGAGCCGATCGACTGGCGCGAGGCGGGGCTCGCTATCGGGATCGTCCTCGGCGTAATCGGGGTCGCCGCGGCCGATCTGCTCGCCATCCCGGTCGCGGCGCTCGGGGGCGTCGTGGCGATGGTCGTCTTCGGCATCATCGATCCGGAACGGGCCTACGCGGCCGTCAACTGGGAAGTGATCTTCCTGCTCGCGGGCGTGATCCCGCTCGGGCTGGCGATGGATCGGACCGGTGGAGCGGCGTACCTCGCTGCGCACATCACCGACGTGTCGACAGTGCTGCCAGCGATCGGGACGGTCGCGCTGTTCTACCTGCTGACCGGGTTGCTCGCGAACCTCATCACGCCGGTCGCCAGCGTCGCGCTGGTGTTGCCGATCGCCGTCTCGACGGCGACGGACCTCGGTGCGAACGCGTTCGCGTTCGTGCTTGCGGTCACGTTCGCGGGTTCGACGGCGTTCATGACGCCGATGGGCTATCAGACGAACCTGATGGTCTACAGCCCGGGCGGGTACAGGTTCACCGACTACGTGCGGATCGGTGCGCCGTTGCAGTTGCTGCTGGCCGTGGTGACGACGCTGGGTATCGCGGCGATCTGGGGCGTGTGATCGGCACCACATAGAGCCGGACTGGAGGGCATATTCCTTTGTGATCGGAGCGCTAACTGTCGACGATGACAATCCTGGTGCCAGTCGCGAGCGGCCCCCTCCGGGATCGGGTGCTCGAAACGGCGATCGATCTGGGACGGGCGCTGGAGGAAGATCTCTATATCGTCCATCTGGTCGACGAGGAGACGGCCGACGGGACCGCAAAGCGGATCCGAGACGAGATACGCGACCGCGTCCAGTCCGCGGACGTGGCCGCGACGGTCTCGCTCGAATACGTCGGGCACGGCCTCGCCCGCTCGCGCTCCCGCATCGGACAGGACGTGATCGAACTGGCCGCTGACGTGACCGTGACGCACATCGTGATGGGGCACACACCGAAGGGACTGCTCGAGGAACTCACCCGCGGCAGTGCCGCGCAGGCTGTCATCGACGCCGCCAGCGTTCCCGTCACCGTCGTCTCGGATACGGGCGAGACGAGGCAGTAACGAGGCGACGATCCCTGTTCATCGACAGGCCACTGCTTCAGCGGTGGGTAGCTGACGCAAGCGGTTCTGCAGGTCTGTCCAGATCGTACGTTTCCCGGAGCGTGTCGGCGAAGTGACCGCCCTTCTCGAGCGCGATCGTCACGACGACGAACGCACCGTCGGCTGGCCGGAGGACGAACGCTTCACGCGGGGCCGGTTCGTCGGACTCGTTGACGCGGTCGACGAGTGGCTCGAGCGGGCGCGATCCGTCCTCGAACTCCTGAAAGCGGTCGGCGCTACCGCTGTCTGCGAAGACGTAGCAGACGCCGTTGACTTCGTTGTCGGTGTTCCGGGTGAGGCGGCTGTTCATACTGTCGCCGCTGGCCCGTGCCTCCTCCCAGAGGTCCCGCGCGACCTCGAAGACGGGATCGATATCGTCTGCGAACGCATACAGCGTCGGTCGTCGCAGCGTGAAATCCTCGAGGTGCGGCCGTGGCTCCGACCACTCGAGATCGACGTCGAGCAGATATCCGGGCCGGAGACTGCCAGCGGACCCGTCACTATCGATTCTGACCTCGACCGGCTCGTATCGCTCCCGGTCGAACAGCCCCAGGACCCGCTCGTCGCTCCCGTGCGCTTGGTGGGGTCCGGTCAGCACCCGGGCCGGGCGTTGCTCGTCCATAGGGTCCGTTCACCCCCGACGGACAAAAGCGGCCGGTCCCGCAGGCTTTTGCCCCACCGCTCGATAGCGAGGGTATGGACGACATCAGGTTTCGCGATCCGGCTGGCACCGTTCGAAACGGGCGCTTGCACGACGATCACGTCCACTTCGGAGACGACGCGTACGACCTCGAAGCGGTGGACGTCCTCGAACCCGCGGAGCCGACGAAAATAGTCTGCGTGGGCCGCAACTACGCCAAACACGCCGAAGAACGCGGCGAGGACGTGCCCGACCGACCGCTGCTCTTTCTCAAGCCGCCCAACGCCGTTGCCAGCCACGGCTCGACGATCACACTCCCGGACGGCAAAGACCGAGTCGAACACGAGGCCGAACTCGCGGTCGTCATCGACGAACAGTGCAAGGACGTCGACCCCGAGGACGCCGAGGACGTGATCCGCGGCTACACCTGCTTCAACGACATCTCGAACCGCGACGACCAGTCGCGCGAGCAGAACTGGGTCCGGGGCAAGGCCTTCGACAACGCTGCCCCGATGGGTCCCGTGTTGGCCGAGGAGATCCCCGACGACGCCGCTATCGAACTCCGGGTCGACGGCGAGACGCGACAGTCCTCCTCGATCGAGCACTTCATCTTCTCGATTCCCGAGCTGATCGCCGAGATCTCGACCTACATGACGCTCGAACCGGGCGACGTGATCGCAACGGGAACGCCCGAGGGAGTCGGTCCGCTGACCGACGGCGATCACGTCGAGATCGAGATCGAGGGGATCGGCACGCTCGAACACGACGTGCGCCAGGACGTCTAGACTGGGACTGGAATGGAAACGCCTAAATTTAGGGTTGCCTAAATCCGTCGCGGATGGACACTGATCGACGCCCGTCCGACCGCGTGGACGTCTGTATCGTCGGGGCCGGACCGTCCGGCGCGCTCGTTGCCGACCGTCTCACGGCGGCAGGCTACGATGTCGTCGTGCTGGAAGCCGGCCCGCGGTTCGATCGCGAGCGGCGCATCGAGCGCATGGAGCGGTCGCTCCGTCCGGCGCACGCACCACAGTCGGTCTGGGACGTGGGCGGCGAGCGCGACGCCTACACCTCCTCGGGAGCGGACCACTACCCGCTGAATCGGACCCGGGTGAAGGGGGTCGGCGGGACGACCCTGGCCTGGCAGGGGATGGTCGTTCGACTGCACGAGCGGGATTTCGACGGCCGCAACGGGGGCGACCCCTGGCCAATCGCGTATGCCGATCTCCGGCCGTACTACGCCGAGGCGGAACGCGAACTCGGCGTCGCTGGAGCCGACGACAACCCGTTCGGGCCGCCCCGTGCGGAGCCGTTTCCGATGCCCGCGTTTCCACCCTCCCACAGCGACTCGATCTTCGCGGAGGCCTGTGAGTCCCTGGAGATCGCGACCCACTCGGCACCGAACGCTCGCAACTCCGAGGAGTACGACGGTCGCGGCGCGTGCGTGGGTTTCGGGACGTGCAAGCCGGTCTGTCCGACTGGGGCGAGATACGAGGCCGGCGTACACCTCGAGCGTGCACAGGCGAACGGCGCTCGCGTGATCGACCGCGCGCCGGTCCAGCGTCTCGAACACGACGCCGACCGAATCCAGGCGGCCGTGTACGCGACGCCCGACGGAACCGAACACCGTCAGGAAGCCCGGCAGTTCGTGCTCGCCGCCGGCGGCGTGGAGATCCCGCGACTGCTGTTGCTCTCCAAGAGCGACCACTATCCGGACGGATTGGCGAACTCCTCGGGGCTCGTCGGCCGGTACTTCACCGAGCATCTCGGGGCGCGCGTCGGCGGGACGGTCGATCGGCGCACTCGCCAGCACCACGTCGAGTTTATCACGACCGAATCCCACCAGTTCTACGACAGTGACGATCACCCCCCGATCAAGCTCGAACTGGTGAACTACGCCGGCCAACCGCCGGCCCGGACCGCGGCGGAAGCCGACCACTGGGGCGACGACCTGCTGGCGACGCTACGCGAGACGTACGGAAACACCCTCGAAGTCGCCGGGCTCGTCCAGCAGGAGGCCAGACCGGACAACCGGATCACACTCGATCCCTCCCGCACGGACGATCACGGCAATCCCGTCCCCGACGTCCAGTGGTCGATCAGCGACCGCGACCGCCGGACGGTCGAACGGGCCACCGAGATCCAGCGGTCGATCCTCGGGGAACTCGACGCCGACATCGAGTGGGTCGTCGGCCCGGACGCGACGGGACCGGCCGCCCACCACATGGGAACCACACGAATGGGGGCTGATCCGGCGACGAGCGTCGTCGATCCACAGTGTCGGACCCACGATCTGGACAACGCCTGGATCGCCTCCAGTAGCGTCTTCGTCACCGCGGGCGCGATGAACCCGACGCTGACGATCGCGGCACTCGCGTTGCGGATCGGGGACCGCCTCGAAGAGACGCTGTCGCAGCGATAACCTCTATTTCGACCAGACGTGCTGCTCGGCCGACCCGGCGCGTCAGAACCACTGTGAGAGCAGCGACTCGGTGCCGTTCCGGTGGGCGACTAGAATCGGCTTCGATCCCGCGTTTTCCACGACGCTATCCGCCGTCGATCCGAACAGAAACCGCCTGAGTTTCCCTTTTTCGGGTGCACCGAGGACCGTCAGATCGTGTCGCTCCGATCGATCGATGATCGCTCGCGCCGGCTCGGCGTCGTGTTCTACGTGATACGTAACGTCGATATCGTCGTCGATGCGGTAGCTGTATGCGTCCAGTAGTTTCGTCGCGTCGTTCCGCTGTTGGGCAGTGGCGTCCTCGCGGATTACGTGAAACAGCTCGATGCGACTGTCGTATGCGGTCGCGACCGCCTCGGCGACCCGAGTCGCGATTCCCGAGTGGGGTCCCCGGTCGACCGGGACCAGCACTGTCTCGGGTGACTCGAACCTGTCCATCCGCGTCCCGACGAGCGTGTGACAGTCGAGTCCGGCAGTCTCGTCGGCCCCTCCCTGATGGAAAAAGCTCTCTTCCTCGGCGTCGACGAGCACGCTCGTGACCTCGTGTGTCTCGACAAACGAACCCAGGAGATCGGGTGAAAACACCTCTCGCCGCTGGACGACGGGGATCTGGAACGCTTGCTTGACCGCCAGCTTCGCCTCGGCATCCTTGCGAATCGCGTCGGGATCGGTCGTCGCGTCCGCCTCGACGGCGTGGAGCAGATACAGCTTTCCGTCCGTTCCGAAAGCGATACTGCCACCGAGGAGGCTCGTCTCAGTCCGGTTAGCTGCCTCCCGAAACGGGACGAGGACACGCTGTTCCTCCGACGGCCATTCCATGTCTTTGTGATCCAGTGGCTGTGGCCACGGGCACCCGTCCGAATTGACGCTCATTGGTTCCCATCTCGAATACAATCCTATAAGTTCACCTATCGATCTGTGTCTCGGTATCTGACGGTCTGTGACTAGCTCTCGTGAGTTCGGACACGTGAGCAAGCGACAACCCTCGGAAGTCCGCCAGCGCCCTCATAGCGTTCCGGCAGCGAGCAGGCCGGCGTCGACGAGCAGCAGCGTTGCGACGACCGTCGCAGCGAGGAAGAACGGTCGGGCGTTGCGGGCCGGCTCGCGCACCTTTTGCCGTCCGGTCCCGTCGGTCAGTTTGCCCGCACCGACCTCGACGAGCCCCATCAGGATGACCCAGAGGGCGATCATCCCGACGAGGAGGTATCCGCGCGTCGTCTCGAAAAGGACCGTCGTCTCGGTATAGTCGAGCACCATCGCCATCCGGACGCCGGTCAGCGCCAACAGTACGGCACTGATCCGCGAGAGGCGTTTCACCCGGCCCGTGATCGAGCCGAGGGGCCCGGCGTCGAGACCGCCGTCACGTGCAAGCGGCAGTATCGCCCACGTCACGAAGACGACCGCGCCGGTCCAGAGGCCGGCGAACAGCACGTGCAACGCGTACAACCCGGCGAGTTCAGGATCCATAGTCGCGTTCGAGGGCGGCGCGTCCTTGAATGTGGAGGGTTTACAGTTCGCCCGCGGATTCGGTCCGGTCGGAGATATCTTCGACGCTGAGATGATCGAGCAGGTTGACGAACGACCCGGGGTCGGGCACCAGGAAGATCCGGATCTTGAACGCGGCGTCCTCGTCGGCGACGTCGATCATCGAGTCGAGCACGATCGACAGCGCGTCCCGCCGGACGTGCGAGAGTGTCTCCTCGGCGACGACCTGGCCGTTGGAGTACTGCAACTCCGGGGTCTCCATATCGATGGTCGTCCCGAGCGTGTTCGCGATTCCGTCGATGAACCCCGAGGTGAGGATGTTGCACATCTCCTGGAGAGCGCTTTTCTGGAGCTGGTTGAAGCCGTTCTCGACGGGCGAGCCGGTCATCAGCGTCGCGATCTCGACGGCGGTCTCGGTCGGGAACGTCAGCAAAAAGACGCCGTACGGTGGTTCGCGCAAGTCGATCGACGCGCTGTAGATCTCGTCGGTGCCGATCTCGGCGGCGATGTCGGCCGGTTCGACAAACGAGAGGCTCTTGATCTCGACGTTCGCCTCGACGTCCGCGAGCGACGACAGCGATCGCGTGACGTTCTCGGTCCCCCGTTTCATCAGCGTGTTTATGATCCGGAGCTTCCGGATGTCGATCAACAGCGGCATTCCCTACCCGTGAGTCAGCGCCCCGCGTGGTAGTCGTTTCGGTAAGCCTTGGCCGGTGACCATTCAATGACGATTTGCCCGCCACACCGGTACGTCGCACGACGCCTTGAGCACGCTTAAGACCCGCCGCCCGCTTGCCCCGAGTATGGAACCACGGGACCTCTCGATGCACTCGGTCTATCGGGCGGGACGGGGAGTCGAGGAAGTCGCCCGGGACTTGGGGCTGGACCCGGACGAACTCATCAAACTCTCCTCGAACGAGAACTCCCTCGGCCCCTCGCCGAAGGCCGTCGAGGCGATCAGGAACGTTGCCGAGGACGTCCACTACTATCCGAAATCCTCTCATACCGACCTGATCGCGGAACTCGCCGAGAAGTGGGCGGTCGAGGACGAACAGATCTGGCTGGCAAACGGCGGCG comes from the Halapricum desulfuricans genome and includes:
- a CDS encoding universal stress protein encodes the protein MTILVPVASGPLRDRVLETAIDLGRALEEDLYIVHLVDEETADGTAKRIRDEIRDRVQSADVAATVSLEYVGHGLARSRSRIGQDVIELAADVTVTHIVMGHTPKGLLEELTRGSAAQAVIDAASVPVTVVSDTGETRQ
- a CDS encoding chemotaxis protein CheC, which encodes MPLLIDIRKLRIINTLMKRGTENVTRSLSSLADVEANVEIKSLSFVEPADIAAEIGTDEIYSASIDLREPPYGVFLLTFPTETAVEIATLMTGSPVENGFNQLQKSALQEMCNILTSGFIDGIANTLGTTIDMETPELQYSNGQVVAEETLSHVRRDALSIVLDSMIDVADEDAAFKIRIFLVPDPGSFVNLLDHLSVEDISDRTESAGEL
- a CDS encoding transporter, which produces MDPELAGLYALHVLFAGLWTGAVVFVTWAILPLARDGGLDAGPLGSITGRVKRLSRISAVLLALTGVRMAMVLDYTETTVLFETTRGYLLVGMIALWVILMGLVEVGAGKLTDGTGRQKVREPARNARPFFLAATVVATLLLVDAGLLAAGTL
- a CDS encoding tyrosine-type recombinase/integrase, which gives rise to MTRSIEPKYARELFLESKHGEIKQSSVRAYRYPTKHFIEFLDEADIDSMADVDGFHLEQWRLRRKREDISDATLKTNCKHIRHFLNWCEDKEIAQDGLAGKLTIPNVAESKMVSSEKLPLAQAEEMLEHLDTYEYATLYHTLFEVMWETACRISGAMAFDVEDFVHNPEPTAENPDPNPYLKFRDRPEQGTALKNGKKSERNVTISERSAKILVKYLSHHHKDLADEYGRTPLFCTDYKRLSRQRAYKAINRYTRPCIYSGNCPHGRKIDACEAYVNNKKAMQCPSSKSLHPIRRGSITHHLKRGWPKEALAERVDVSVEVLEKHYDARTHEDKREGRRRYVELL
- a CDS encoding GMC family oxidoreductase, whose amino-acid sequence is MDTDRRPSDRVDVCIVGAGPSGALVADRLTAAGYDVVVLEAGPRFDRERRIERMERSLRPAHAPQSVWDVGGERDAYTSSGADHYPLNRTRVKGVGGTTLAWQGMVVRLHERDFDGRNGGDPWPIAYADLRPYYAEAERELGVAGADDNPFGPPRAEPFPMPAFPPSHSDSIFAEACESLEIATHSAPNARNSEEYDGRGACVGFGTCKPVCPTGARYEAGVHLERAQANGARVIDRAPVQRLEHDADRIQAAVYATPDGTEHRQEARQFVLAAGGVEIPRLLLLSKSDHYPDGLANSSGLVGRYFTEHLGARVGGTVDRRTRQHHVEFITTESHQFYDSDDHPPIKLELVNYAGQPPARTAAEADHWGDDLLATLRETYGNTLEVAGLVQQEARPDNRITLDPSRTDDHGNPVPDVQWSISDRDRRTVERATEIQRSILGELDADIEWVVGPDATGPAAHHMGTTRMGADPATSVVDPQCRTHDLDNAWIASSSVFVTAGAMNPTLTIAALALRIGDRLEETLSQR
- a CDS encoding DUF6663 family protein — protein: MDEQRPARVLTGPHQAHGSDERVLGLFDRERYEPVEVRIDSDGSAGSLRPGYLLDVDLEWSEPRPHLEDFTLRRPTLYAFADDIDPVFEVARDLWEEARASGDSMNSRLTRNTDNEVNGVCYVFADSGSADRFQEFEDGSRPLEPLVDRVNESDEPAPREAFVLRPADGAFVVVTIALEKGGHFADTLRETYDLDRPAEPLASATHR
- a CDS encoding SLC13 family permease, producing the protein MLLQAGPTLTIEIAVVFAIVAVAVVLFVSEAIPSDITALSVLVTLVVLRGYTGVDADAALSGFASTATITILAMYILSAGVQRTGVVDRLEHVVARYAGDSRGRLLGATVGITGPLAGVVNNTPVVALFIPMITDLADRTHTSPSKFLIPLSYAAMLGGTLTLIGTSTNLLASSIAADLGVAGTPFSMFQFTPLGLLVLAVGSVYLLTVGPLLLPSRIEPHDLTEEFGLGGRLSRVYVPESSSLVGLTPAEARTDAVKILQLLRGDETFVAARTDRSIQAGDVLTIRAKTPVAESFVDVAGLRRLPQAEVTEEELALGSGRGTLAEVIVPAGSGLIGQAVGDARLEERFDATVLAARRGGSLVVEDVADVVLSGGDGLLLYATQSGIDHLEEAGELLVTEAVGDGLSEPEPIDWREAGLAIGIVLGVIGVAAADLLAIPVAALGGVVAMVVFGIIDPERAYAAVNWEVIFLLAGVIPLGLAMDRTGGAAYLAAHITDVSTVLPAIGTVALFYLLTGLLANLITPVASVALVLPIAVSTATDLGANAFAFVLAVTFAGSTAFMTPMGYQTNLMVYSPGGYRFTDYVRIGAPLQLLLAVVTTLGIAAIWGV
- a CDS encoding fumarylacetoacetate hydrolase family protein, giving the protein MDDIRFRDPAGTVRNGRLHDDHVHFGDDAYDLEAVDVLEPAEPTKIVCVGRNYAKHAEERGEDVPDRPLLFLKPPNAVASHGSTITLPDGKDRVEHEAELAVVIDEQCKDVDPEDAEDVIRGYTCFNDISNRDDQSREQNWVRGKAFDNAAPMGPVLAEEIPDDAAIELRVDGETRQSSSIEHFIFSIPELIAEISTYMTLEPGDVIATGTPEGVGPLTDGDHVEIEIEGIGTLEHDVRQDV
- a CDS encoding S1 family peptidase, which encodes MSVPSQSIDPIYTVVTPIQYPDKSGHATGFFFSIGEQTYLITNYHVVANEDGAPISDTIRILTRPSRQDITKVNHRDIKLHSGGEPSWLEHPKGRDIDVVAIPLDLDVDFDNIGTHYLSYTQLKPDDIILKPGQEAMVIGYPIRGNSPYLPVSRNAVIASPYGAPFQGLPCFAIDADMHSGTSGSPVLTRPSPIQHTEDGPVVGGRQQMHFIGIHSATMQSNHNPSEGPLNLNTEWYAELIKEITKSE
- a CDS encoding universal stress protein, whose product is MSVNSDGCPWPQPLDHKDMEWPSEEQRVLVPFREAANRTETSLLGGSIAFGTDGKLYLLHAVEADATTDPDAIRKDAEAKLAVKQAFQIPVVQRREVFSPDLLGSFVETHEVTSVLVDAEEESFFHQGGADETAGLDCHTLVGTRMDRFESPETVLVPVDRGPHSGIATRVAEAVATAYDSRIELFHVIREDATAQQRNDATKLLDAYSYRIDDDIDVTYHVEHDAEPARAIIDRSERHDLTVLGAPEKGKLRRFLFGSTADSVVENAGSKPILVAHRNGTESLLSQWF